From the Flavimarina sp. Hel_I_48 genome, one window contains:
- a CDS encoding endonuclease/exonuclease/phosphatase family protein, translated as MMKSYLIKFVWICIIAVWVLSVLPNLISTYWLFDLFSHYKLQYALAAFLLLLVVLFLFQKKRLAVVLLTVTLLWNIGFLYPYYFHQDPVEATDQADLKIGSINLWSGNTDFNAVQNYILKEDPDILALVEFNPFWEKNLKPILEKYRYKKLLPRSDNFGIALLSKIEMKSDVVVFSPLSKPSIVGNFELHKKPVSIIAMHPDAPLSNYAFKSRNEQLHYIVNNRSTFAQHLIIIGDFNTSSFSNHFDKLIDDGLKDSRIGYGLLPTWPANYFAFQTTLDHCLISENIEVLSRTAGENIGSDHLPISVQIRLH; from the coding sequence ATGATGAAATCCTATTTAATAAAGTTCGTATGGATTTGCATTATTGCTGTTTGGGTATTGTCGGTTTTGCCCAATTTAATTTCAACCTACTGGCTTTTTGATCTTTTTTCCCATTATAAACTACAATACGCGCTCGCGGCATTTTTACTACTGCTGGTAGTTCTTTTCTTATTTCAGAAAAAAAGATTGGCCGTCGTTTTATTAACCGTCACACTCCTTTGGAACATTGGCTTTCTCTATCCTTACTATTTCCATCAGGATCCTGTTGAAGCAACAGACCAAGCGGATTTAAAAATAGGAAGTATTAATTTATGGTCTGGCAATACAGATTTTAATGCGGTACAAAACTATATTTTAAAGGAAGATCCTGATATTCTTGCCTTAGTGGAATTCAATCCGTTTTGGGAAAAGAACTTAAAGCCCATACTTGAGAAGTATCGCTATAAAAAACTACTGCCGCGATCTGATAATTTTGGCATCGCCCTACTGAGTAAAATTGAAATGAAATCTGATGTAGTAGTATTTAGCCCCCTTAGCAAACCTTCCATTGTGGGCAATTTTGAACTCCATAAAAAACCAGTTTCCATTATTGCCATGCATCCTGATGCTCCGCTTAGCAACTACGCCTTTAAAAGCCGTAATGAACAGTTGCATTATATTGTGAACAACCGCAGCACCTTTGCCCAGCACCTTATCATCATCGGTGATTTTAATACTTCTTCATTTTCAAATCATTTTGACAAACTCATTGACGACGGCCTAAAAGATTCAAGGATAGGTTATGGACTATTGCCAACCTGGCCGGCCAACTATTTCGCGTTTCAAACTACTTTAGACCATTGTTTGATTTCAGAAAACATTGAGGTTTTGAGCAGGACTGCAGGAGAGAATATAGGATCAGATCATTTGCCCATAAGCGTGCAAATACGCCTGCATTGA